In Oreochromis niloticus isolate F11D_XX linkage group LG18, O_niloticus_UMD_NMBU, whole genome shotgun sequence, one genomic interval encodes:
- the ints15 gene encoding integrator complex subunit 15, producing the protein MGDIRQSLLPRDVLSAAKELLYHLDIYICNLVQSGRQPPQVDSKTLELVEEFILHAPKDRNTPARRMSALQELQLLEIMCSCFQEQSRDAVRQLMFAALFNLQGNQADESRMALLGKLVSMAIAVSRVPILECAATWLQRTHRVYCVRLAQVLVDDYCSMVPGSVPTLQNIHSASPRFCCQFITAVTTLYDFTSEELTPPLELLQMIVSWIQDDPRLVLITFLNSPISGSQPITSLDVTPLGGLVRWCIKAPLVYRRDKKQALTNGSSENEPEVGPLFSALHLSVLQVLMLLPTILNEKGLFGRLALLQMESLAALTSDLSRLLDQADKHTHTSSADTLALSQLALDRLAQALQVAMASGALLCSREDLRAICSRLPHNNLLQLVLSGPVMYYNNIHTPPLAYSPHAAHSPIAPHPTLPALPTHRAHTPHAPLAPHPSSHPQYPAQPFMTGMPFPFRPSH; encoded by the exons ATGGGTGACATCCGTCAGTCATTGCTGCCTCGGGATGTGCTGAGTGCAGCCAAGGAGCTGCTGTACCACCTGGACATTTACATCTGTAACCTGGTGCAGTCTGGGAGGCAGCCTCCTCAGGTTGACTCAAAAACCCTGGAGCTGGTTGAGGAGTTCATTCTACATGCACCCAAAGATAGAAACACCCCAGCCAGG agaaTGAGTGCTCTTCAGGAGCTCCAGCTGTTGGAGATCATgtgcagctgttttcaggagCAAAGTCGTGATGCTGTCCGTCAACTTATGTTTGCTGCCCTTTTTAATCTCCAAGGCAACCAGGCAGATGAAAGCCGCATGGCACTGCTGGGCAAATTGGTCTCCATGGCTATTGCTGTGAGCAGGGTTCCTATCCTGGAATGTGCTGCTACCTGGTTGCAG AGAACCCATCGTGTGTACTGCGTACGCTTGGCACAGGTGCTGGTAGATGATTACTGTAGTATGGTCCCAGGCTCTGTGCCCACCCTGCAGAATATCCACAGTGCAAGCCCGCGCTTCTGCTGCCagttcatcactgctgtcaccACTCTTTATGACTTCACCTcag aggaGCTCACCCCCCCACTCGAACTCCTCCAGATGATCGTATCGTGGATCCAAGATGACCCTCGTCTAGTCCTGATCACCTTCCTGAACTCGCCCATTTCCGGCAGCCAACCAATCACCTCGCTCGATGTCACACCGTTAGGGGGTTTGGTGCGTTGGTGCATCAAAGCACCACTGGTCTACAGGAGAGACAAGAAACAGGCGCTGACCAATGGAAGCTCTGAGAATGAGCCAGAAGTAGGGCCTCTCTTCTCTGCACTCCACTTAAGTGTCCTacag GTCTTAATGCTTTTGCCCACCATACTCAACGAGAAGGGGCTTTTTGGTCGCCTGGCACTGCTTCAGATGGAGTCCTTGGCTGCTCTGACATCTGATCTTTCCCGACTTTTGGAccaggctgacaaacacacgcacacgtcCTCCGCTGATACACTTGCACTGTCCCAGCTGGCCCTCGACCGGCTGGCCCAAGCCCTGCAGGTGGCCATGGCCAGCGGAGCCCTGCTCTGCTCAAGAG AGGACCTGAGGGCCATCTGTTCCCGACTCCCCCACAACAA TCTGCTCCAGTTGGTGCTGTCTGGCCCGGTGATGTACTACAACAACATCCACACACCTCCGCTGGCCTATAGTCCTCACGCCGCTCATTCACCCATCGCCCCACACCCCACACTCCCTGCACTCCCCACACACCGCGCGCACACCCCGCACGCGCCACTTGCCCCACACCCTTCCTCTCACCCTCAGTACCCAGCTCAGCCTTTTATGACAGGGATGCCGTTCCCCTTCCGACCCAGCCACTGA